The segment gtgtgatctgagTGAATCAACTGATTGATATTGTCTCACTGTACAGCAGAAGTTTGTGTGGTGTCCAAAAGTTAATAGTTaataattttaagttttttCATACATCATAttcaatattaaatataaaactgaatgattgactttttattcattcagaatttttttttttttttttcaaaaatgtgcatattttagttttaagGCCATCTCTGCTGACGTGTTTAGGTTTCTGGaggcataaataaaaaaggaccTCAATAAATGTAGacatatggaaaaaaaatacaaaaatgttttgaaatgcacaagtaaatgaaaatattaataaaaaagaattcATTGTTGAAATGCATCGGAAAACAATCAACACCAGactgggaggaaacccacgcaggcattgggcagagaaaggccccaggccagggaaccgaacctgtgacctccttgttgtggggcaacagcgctaaccactgttttatcaaaataaaaaaaatataaataaaccaattaaaatgaagaaagaggaaatattttaatacataaaaTGATGTTAAACTTGAAATGGCCAGGGATGTAGTTACAGAGAAAGGCCACTGGATGGCAATAGTCACGTAGTTTTCATCGTGTTTGAAGAGAGGCGGGGAATTATCTTGCCACGATGTGTCATCTTGGATTGGTCCGAACCGGAAGACAGTGCGGCGACGATGAGGACGAAgagggtgatgatgatgatgatgatgatgatggtgataataaGGAGGATGCGGTAAATCAAGTGAGtttcatgcttttattatttattggacAATTCATtgagtgtgttttgttgtctcttagCTCCACTTCCTGTGATTGTTCCTTTGAAACGTGACGTCGCTGTCACAGCCAGAAAACTAACTTACATGGAGACGGAGCTGAGTTAGCCGGCGGAAGCTAAACGGGGTcgctgaaaaataaatagttcGTTTGCTCCTTCGTGTCattcgtgtttgtgtgttctggtGTTGGCCCCGACAGAGGAGCAGCTTTTGTGCTggttgtttcctgtctgtgttgtgtgtttttcttgtggaCAGCGGTTAGTTAGTTAGGAAGTTAGTTAGTTAGCCTGCTAGCAGAGGAACAACCTCCacagagttgttgttgtttcttagCAGGACTGAAAACGTCTGCGGTTTGAAACTATTAAAACCAAAATCTACATGAACTCTCGTCATTTAGTTGATCCCCATCTGCAGCCCATCAGGAATCTagtgtattttttttggggggggggggtgaatatATAAATCTGAGATGACTCATGATGCGTATTGACATGAAGTGATTCAAGAAGAAATCGAAACTCACTGATTGTCACTGTGTTATCTTCAGTCTTCTTAAGCAGAAGATATTATCGTATGTTTGAAAACATCCAGGAAATCCTCCACCATAAAATAGATTTTACTCAGAGGAGCCATTCCTGTATCATAGGCCAACTTCCTGCAGCCTTTCAgcatatatttgtttatttacacagAATACAAACTTGAAGGTCCACTTTTGGATTTGGCTGCTTTAGAATAACATTTTAGTTGAGAAATATTTCCACCACTTTATATTTGGCACattcaaaaacaatgaatgttgACCACTGAGGTTTTATAGAGCACTAGCACCATGAGATTATTGGACTGATGAAACAAGAAGTCAGAGAATTTAAGGGTATGAGAGGTATGAAAACAAATGCCTAAAGAATGGAGTGACTGATCATTGAAATGCTAAAGACAAAAGCTGAGTGTTTCATCACTCTTTAAGCAGCCAATGGAGGGGAATTTTTAGTGTAACATTGCTGATGTCTGGATGATGTGGCGGTCAGTGAAGATAACGTGCTTAACTCTAAAGTTACCCAAAAATATAACAAAGGGACCATGTTTTGTTTCGGATCCCAATTTTGAGGCCTGTGTGAAGTCATGAGACTGCATGCAGATCAGATGGAGAGGAGTGAAGAATATTTACAAGCCGCTGTATTTTTGTAGCTCTTATCATTGCCTAACTTTGAAAACATTCACCCAAAGAGCAACACTCAGACCAGTGTGAACTTTAGGAggccaaaaacattttgtattttgtgtcttAAACTAAATTTAATGCCAATGTttaattcttttgtttgcattttctgcTCATGTCTGTTTATTGCAGAACAACAGcgaaacaaaatgaaaccatcCTAGACCACAAACCTTGTCCTCTTGCTGCAGGGACAGTCTCCTGTGTCACCGCAGGAATGCCGGGTGGAGACTATGGGGAGATCGGGGGAAGTCTCCCAGCCATTGCCTCTTTAAATGCGTCCTACTCTACATCGCTGTCACTCCCCTCCCCATACCTGTTTGTACCCCCTGCAGAGCGTAGGGCCATTTCCGACGTACGCCGCACCTTCTGTCTCttcgtgacctttgacctgctctTCATATCGCTTCTCTGGATTATTGAGTTGAACGTGAGTCttgacctttttatttatttatttattttattttgaggcTACAGCATTGATAGCTGAGACTCATTTTGACTCTGATGTGCACTCTCTATCCTCCTGTAGATCTCCAGCACAATCTGGAACAGTTTGGAGAATGAGGTGGTCCATTATAAGTTCAGCTCTTCCTTCTTTGACATCTTTGTAAGTTGGTCAATCCTATAatgtagattttgtttttttcccccaaaattAGAGTAATGATGTTAATTCACTCATTTGTTATAATGAACAGGCACTTGTATTGTGCATAGTCAGGTTTATGGTTGCTGAATTAGCTGTTGGTCACATGTCTACATTTATTGGCTCAAGAGGAGGAAGTGTTGACAAAACCAATAAACCTGCAGCATGTGATAAAATTAAATggctgagctttttttttttttttaaaaaaaaaaaacaaactctttttttccccctcattccTGTCTCAGCTCCTTGCCATGTTTCGTTTCTTGTGTCTGCAAGTGGGTTATGCAGCTTTTCGGTTGAGGCATTGGTGGGTCATTGCAGTAAGTGATCTCAGTATTACAAACTCATGAAAGGTAACTataaaattttgtatttttagtgcTTGAAATGATTCAAATTGAAACTTTCCTCCACAGATTACCACTCTAGTGACCAGCGTCTTCCTGGTTGTGAAGGTTATTGTGTCTGATGTGAGTGTGacactttttgtgtgtttcagagaaacCACTTCAGCTTTTTCACTTCTGCTTTATGCCACTATTGTACTATCTGGCAATAAGGGTGTTAATAACTTTTTGCAAACCACAGAGATGTTGTCATCTGGATTTTCCCCAAAGTTCAGTGTCAAGATGTTTCTGTGCAACAAATATACAGCAGCAAACCACCATAAAATGCTGCTGTCACATGCTTTGTGGTTGTTTGGATGATTGTGCCTTATCTTTTTCATGGCTACAGTCTGGAGATGACATAAGTTTCTGTCTCAACACAGCTCCTGTCCCAGAATGCCTTTGGCTACGTTTTGCCTATTGCCTCCTTTGTTGTGGCCTGGTTGGAAACCTGGTTTCTTGACTTCAAAGTGCTAACACAGGAGGCAGACGATGAAAGAGGTGAGAGAAAGACTTTAAATCTGCACCACAGACACTTAATGAAAGTGGACATTGATTTGCTAGATCTGAAAAGGAGCTACTGGTTAAGTCCTTGTTGTACTGacgtctatgtgaaaatggtttGATTTATTACCTTGTTAAAATGAGTTCACTGTCAGTCTCTAATTTCAGGCCTTCTTCAATTTAACAtaatgggttttgttttgttttttataatggtcacatttaaaggaaaagagaagataAAGCACACAGATACAAAGTGgcctgcctgacaatcaggatagagtacagagctgTTCAGAttcaaaaaaaccaagatggctaACGGTCAAATTACAGACGGGAACGTTTAAAACAGCAGTTCACAGAACAATGGGTGACATCATGGTTGGCTGACCGCAGCTTGACCAAGTGTCACCTTATTTTCCTCAGCCTACCTAGCAGTGGTGAACGCAGCCTGTGAACGTGCCCCCATGATCTACCCTCGTGCAGTTTCAGATGGACAGTTCTACTCCCCACCTGAATCCGTCGCAGGTGATGTGTGATTGtatttgaataaatgttaaGTCAGCTTTAAGTTGCATTGTTATTTAGCTGGTTCATACTTTCCTCTGGGTTTGAATGTTTGAATTGTGACCCCGATCTTGTATCTGTAGGCTCCGAAGAGGACCTGGATGAGGAGGGTCTTGGACGCAGAGCTGTCACTGCTCAGGTATCTGCATCACTTTCATTATGCTCAGCTGTTAGACCAGCTTTTCTTCACCCGACGATGACGATTATGATGATGGTTGTGAGACTTTGTGGTCTTCTCCCATCATCCCAGGAGAAGGAGTATGTCCGACAGGGACGGGAGGCGCTCTCTGTGGTGGAACAGATCTTAACCCAGGAGGAGAACTGGAAATTTGAAAAGAACAAT is part of the Echeneis naucrates chromosome 8, fEcheNa1.1, whole genome shotgun sequence genome and harbors:
- the stard3 gene encoding stAR-related lipid transfer protein 3; this encodes MPGGDYGEIGGSLPAIASLNASYSTSLSLPSPYLFVPPAERRAISDVRRTFCLFVTFDLLFISLLWIIELNISSTIWNSLENEVVHYKFSSSFFDIFLLAMFRFLCLQVGYAAFRLRHWWVIAITTLVTSVFLVVKVIVSDLLSQNAFGYVLPIASFVVAWLETWFLDFKVLTQEADDERAYLAVVNAACERAPMIYPRAVSDGQFYSPPESVAGSEEDLDEEGLGRRAVTAQEKEYVRQGREALSVVEQILTQEENWKFEKNNDIGDSVYTLEIPFHGKTFILKAFMQCPAELVYQEVILQPEKMVQWNKTVSACQILQRVDDNTLVSYDVSAGAAGGVVSARDFVNVRRVERKRDCYLSAGMATEHEAKPPSGRYVRGENGPGGFVVLKSSSNPSVCTFIWVLNTDLKGRLPRYLIHQSLAATMFEFMSHLRQRIADLRPSLRSHHHHT